The following proteins come from a genomic window of Nitrospirota bacterium:
- a CDS encoding phenylalanine--tRNA ligase subunit beta — protein sequence MKASYNWLKEFVDFNISPEELAHAITMAGLEVEEIENVEGDTVFDIGITPNRQDCLSIRGIAREISTILGLPLKDISVKIEYEDGEGPEVSIEEPELCHRYSSRIITGIKPAPSPDWVVKRLEACGIRPSSNIVDVTNYVLLEIGQPMHAFDLDKLSGSKIVVKRADDAHKFTTLDDEERLLHNEILLICDADKSVAVAGVMGGKNTEVSDSTSSILLESAYFKPSSIRRTSKRLGLLTESSYRFERGIDKEAVTLALDRAAQLISELAGGKVTKTTDIYPTQFKPENISLTFEKINSLIGIDIEEAFVEKTLKSLGFDPKISGNMITVTPPSFRADVSMDVDIIEEIARLYGYDNIPSTLPVIQMSVAPEHRTREIVTSLKTSFVRSGFYEVINYSFISPDTIEKIKLSSNDKRRELVYIKNPLRKEESAMRTTLVPALLNNVSTNLNRGEKMIRFFEISKIFLSSQDKLPNEILQLGAVFHKEKTASIYENRHDGFYDIKGLFENILTDLNLKNISFEQDTTAPEPYLHPGKSCSIMIGNERVGSIGVLHPGVAKDFNIKGDITIAELYDLSMILNAVPLGIIYNQLPKFPYIERDAALVVNDNITVSDVRKVISNVESDIIDSVALFDIYKGKPIPNDKKSLAFAIRYRSSSKTLTDDEVDRLHASIVELLKSELQAELRS from the coding sequence ATGAAAGCATCTTATAACTGGCTTAAAGAGTTTGTTGACTTCAATATTTCACCTGAAGAACTGGCGCATGCCATTACAATGGCAGGGCTGGAGGTCGAGGAGATAGAGAATGTTGAAGGTGATACAGTCTTTGACATAGGGATAACTCCTAACAGGCAGGACTGTCTGAGCATCAGGGGAATTGCCCGTGAGATATCTACAATTCTGGGACTCCCGCTAAAAGATATTTCCGTGAAGATCGAATATGAAGATGGAGAGGGGCCTGAAGTCAGTATAGAAGAGCCTGAGCTCTGTCATAGATATTCTTCACGCATTATAACCGGCATCAAGCCTGCTCCTTCTCCGGACTGGGTCGTCAAGAGGCTTGAGGCATGCGGCATCAGGCCTTCATCAAACATCGTTGATGTGACAAACTATGTCCTGCTGGAGATCGGCCAGCCGATGCATGCCTTTGATCTGGATAAACTGTCAGGAAGCAAGATAGTTGTTAAGAGGGCAGATGACGCTCATAAATTCACTACCCTTGATGACGAAGAGAGGCTGCTTCATAATGAGATATTGCTGATATGCGATGCCGATAAATCCGTTGCTGTCGCCGGCGTTATGGGAGGCAAGAACACAGAGGTCTCTGATTCAACATCCAGCATACTTCTTGAGAGCGCATATTTCAAACCCTCTTCGATCAGGAGAACATCAAAAAGGCTCGGCCTTCTGACTGAGTCGTCCTACAGGTTTGAGAGAGGGATTGATAAAGAAGCTGTAACGCTTGCACTGGACAGGGCAGCCCAGCTGATATCAGAACTCGCCGGAGGCAAGGTAACCAAGACAACAGATATCTACCCGACACAGTTCAAACCTGAAAATATATCGCTCACTTTTGAGAAGATAAACTCACTGATCGGCATTGATATTGAAGAAGCATTTGTTGAAAAGACACTTAAGAGTCTCGGTTTTGATCCGAAGATATCCGGCAATATGATCACTGTTACACCTCCAAGCTTCAGAGCTGATGTTAGCATGGATGTGGATATCATTGAGGAGATAGCAAGGCTATATGGATATGATAATATTCCATCAACTCTTCCTGTAATACAGATGAGCGTTGCTCCTGAACATCGCACTCGGGAGATTGTCACATCTCTGAAAACATCTTTTGTCAGATCCGGCTTTTATGAAGTTATTAATTACAGCTTTATCAGCCCGGACACCATTGAGAAGATAAAGCTCTCTTCTAATGATAAAAGGAGAGAACTGGTTTATATAAAGAACCCTTTAAGAAAAGAAGAATCAGCAATGAGGACTACTCTTGTTCCGGCGCTGCTGAATAATGTGAGCACTAATTTAAACCGCGGTGAGAAGATGATCAGGTTTTTTGAGATATCAAAGATCTTTCTCTCATCTCAGGATAAACTTCCTAATGAGATACTTCAGTTAGGAGCAGTTTTTCACAAAGAAAAGACCGCTTCGATATATGAGAACAGGCATGATGGTTTTTATGACATCAAGGGTCTCTTTGAAAATATTCTGACCGATTTAAATCTAAAGAATATATCTTTTGAGCAGGATACAACTGCGCCTGAGCCATACCTCCATCCCGGAAAATCATGCTCGATAATGATCGGGAATGAAAGGGTAGGGAGCATCGGCGTTCTCCATCCCGGAGTTGCAAAGGACTTTAATATAAAAGGCGACATAACTATTGCTGAACTGTATGACTTAAGCATGATACTTAATGCAGTTCCTTTAGGAATAATTTATAACCAGCTGCCAAAATTCCCTTATATCGAGAGAGATGCCGCATTGGTTGTGAATGATAATATAACCGTTTCTGATGTCAGAAAAGTGATATCGAATGTTGAATCAGACATAATCGACTCTGTAGCTCTCTTTGATATTTATAAGGGCAAACCTATCCCCAATGATAAAAAGAGCCTTGCCTTTGCTATCAGATACCGCTCTTCAAGCAAGACATTGACCGATGATGAGGTTGACAGGCTGCATGCCAGTATAGTCGAACTTCTAAAATCTGAACTTCAGGCTGAATTAAGAAGTTAA
- the pheS gene encoding phenylalanine--tRNA ligase subunit alpha, with the protein MTSETGSIKNLAIEEIEKADTLNALQTLKIKYLGKKGILTEKLKAISSVPSEERREYGRVINETKNALEELFTKLENSFSARELDRKLKSERIDVTIPGNYIPFGRLHPITQVLDYIVNIFISLGFTVEEGPEVELDYYNFEALNMPKDHPARDMQDTFYISDDVVLRTHTSSVQVRVMEKNAPPLRVIAPGKVYRCDSDVSHIPMFHQLEGFMVDKNLRMSDLKGVLELFIHRVFGPNTKVRLRPSFFPFTEPSAEIDISCVMCKGKGCNVCSNTGWIEILGAGMINPKVYEKAGYDPNKYTGFAFGMGIERVAMLKYSIDDVRLFPENDKRFLEQF; encoded by the coding sequence ATGACAAGTGAAACAGGTTCCATAAAGAATCTTGCCATTGAAGAAATTGAAAAAGCCGACACACTGAATGCCCTCCAGACCCTGAAGATAAAATATCTGGGAAAGAAGGGCATACTCACCGAAAAATTAAAAGCTATCAGTTCAGTCCCCAGTGAAGAAAGGCGCGAATATGGACGCGTCATCAATGAAACCAAGAATGCACTGGAAGAGCTTTTTACCAAGCTGGAAAACTCATTCAGCGCCCGGGAACTCGATAGAAAGCTGAAGAGTGAACGGATCGATGTGACCATCCCGGGCAATTATATCCCGTTTGGCCGTCTCCACCCGATTACCCAGGTTCTTGATTACATTGTAAATATATTTATCTCTCTCGGCTTCACTGTTGAAGAAGGGCCTGAGGTCGAGCTGGATTATTACAATTTCGAAGCGCTGAATATGCCTAAAGACCACCCTGCCAGGGATATGCAGGATACCTTTTATATCAGCGATGATGTTGTATTGAGAACACATACATCATCTGTACAGGTCCGGGTCATGGAAAAGAATGCTCCTCCGCTCAGGGTCATAGCGCCGGGAAAGGTCTACAGGTGTGATTCTGACGTAAGCCACATCCCCATGTTCCATCAGCTTGAAGGTTTTATGGTAGATAAAAATCTCCGGATGAGCGATCTCAAAGGAGTCCTTGAACTATTCATACATCGTGTATTCGGGCCGAATACAAAAGTGAGGCTGAGGCCGAGCTTCTTCCCCTTTACAGAGCCGAGCGCTGAGATTGATATCTCATGTGTAATGTGTAAAGGAAAAGGATGCAATGTGTGCAGCAATACCGGATGGATTGAGATACTCGGCGCAGGGATGATCAATCCGAAGGTTTATGAAAAGGCTGGTTATGACCCGAACAAATACACAGGTTTTGCTTTCGGAATGGGTATAGAGCGCGTTGCAATGCTCAAGTACAGCATTGATGACGTCCGCCTCTTTCCTGAGAATGATAAAAGGTTTTTAGAACAATTTTAA
- the rplT gene encoding 50S ribosomal protein L20: MPRAKGGFKTNRRRNKVLKMAKGYYGARSRLFRVATQAVDRALLNSYKDRRLKKRDFRSLWIVRINAAVRALGSTYGQFMNSLRKLNVQMDRKVLADMAYNDPNSFSRLVEMTKKAE; the protein is encoded by the coding sequence ATGCCAAGAGCAAAAGGTGGTTTTAAAACCAACAGAAGAAGAAATAAAGTGCTCAAGATGGCCAAAGGCTATTACGGAGCAAGAAGCCGGCTGTTCAGGGTTGCCACGCAGGCCGTTGACAGGGCTTTACTGAACTCATATAAAGACAGGAGGCTCAAAAAGCGGGATTTCAGGTCTTTGTGGATAGTGCGAATAAATGCTGCAGTCAGGGCGTTGGGATCTACATACGGCCAGTTTATGAACAGCCTCAGGAAGCTTAATGTTCAGATGGACAGAAAAGTTCTTGCGGATATGGCCTATAATGACCCTAATTCTTTTTCCCGGCTTGTTGAGATGACCAAAAAAGCTGAATGA
- the rpmI gene encoding 50S ribosomal protein L35 — MPKIKTHRGAAKRLRKTGTGKFKRNKAFASHMMTCKNAKTKKKLRQGCMVHDANLDAVRKMLPY, encoded by the coding sequence TTGCCGAAAATAAAGACACACAGAGGGGCTGCAAAAAGACTCAGAAAGACAGGCACAGGCAAGTTTAAGAGAAACAAGGCGTTTGCCAGTCATATGATGACTTGTAAGAATGCCAAGACAAAGAAGAAGCTGAGACAGGGATGTATGGTTCATGATGCCAACCTTGACGCTGTTAGAAAGATGTTGCCTTACTAA
- a CDS encoding translation initiation factor IF-3, translated as MITGNKVSRKGADSKGLRINRRIRARELMVIDSDGTQLGILSVNEAMKIAIDQDLDLVEVSPNTNPPVCKILDYGKYLYQLNKKHTKQKTITLKEIKVRPQTSEHDLEFKIKNARKFIEEGNKVKVSMMFRGREIVYASKFSTNIFDQVCSALADIAVIEMRAKMEGRRMMLVLSPK; from the coding sequence ATGATCACAGGTAATAAAGTAAGCAGAAAGGGCGCTGACTCAAAAGGTCTAAGGATCAACAGGCGGATTCGCGCAAGAGAACTGATGGTGATAGACAGCGACGGAACGCAGCTCGGAATATTAAGCGTGAATGAGGCGATGAAGATCGCGATTGACCAGGACCTTGACCTTGTTGAGGTTTCGCCGAACACAAATCCGCCGGTTTGCAAGATACTTGATTATGGCAAATATCTGTACCAGCTGAATAAAAAACATACGAAGCAGAAGACGATCACTTTAAAGGAGATCAAGGTCAGGCCTCAGACAAGCGAACATGACCTTGAATTTAAGATAAAGAACGCCAGGAAGTTCATTGAAGAAGGAAATAAGGTCAAAGTATCGATGATGTTCAGGGGCAGAGAGATAGTTTATGCATCCAAATTTTCAACGAACATCTTTGACCAGGTATGTTCAGCTCTGGCTGATATCGCAGTTATTGAGATGAGAGCAAAGATGGAAGGCCGCCGCATGATGCTGGTCCTTTCACCCAAATAA
- the thrS gene encoding threonine--tRNA ligase: protein MIEPQEDSKEALEICRHSTSHVMAHAVKELFPDAILAIGPAIADGFYYDFDCSHSFTEEDFPLIEKKMKEIIKENNPFKVNEMPKDEALKLFAGMGEIYKTELIGEIPDETVTVYEEGGFLDLCRGPHVSYTKKIKAFKLLSVAGAYWRGDEKKKMLQRIYGTAFFTKDELQKHLDFLEEVKKRDHRRLGKELDLFSMNDDIGAGLVLWHPRGASIRKSIEDFWTAEHIRSDYKILYTPHMAKLDLWKKTGHADFYKENMYSPMDIDNLEYEIKPMNCPFHVAVFKSHLRSYRDLPIRYAELGTVYRYERSGVLHGLLRVRGFTQDDAHIFCTEDQIEEEVLKVLEFTLFILQTFGFTHYSIYLSTRPEKYVGGEVSWEKSTNALKNALTGKGIDYTIDPGEGVFYGPKIDIKVKDSLGREWQCSTIQVDFNIPERLDVTYRSPDNKDCRPIMIHRALMGSLERFFGILIEHYAGAFPLWLAPVQVSVLVISEKHIEYGKAILKSLLKEGIRADLDAENEKIGYKIRRATMLKTPYLCIIGDKELENQTVNIRKRTEEGSIEMPLDRFLATLKTEVDDHR from the coding sequence ATCATAGAACCGCAGGAAGACAGCAAAGAGGCTTTAGAGATATGCCGCCACAGCACCTCGCATGTTATGGCGCACGCAGTTAAAGAACTCTTCCCGGATGCGATACTCGCAATAGGCCCCGCCATTGCTGACGGCTTTTACTATGACTTTGACTGCAGCCACTCCTTTACCGAAGAAGACTTTCCTCTGATCGAGAAGAAGATGAAGGAGATCATAAAGGAAAACAATCCGTTCAAGGTGAATGAGATGCCGAAGGATGAGGCCCTGAAATTATTCGCCGGAATGGGTGAGATATACAAGACTGAACTCATTGGAGAGATACCTGATGAAACTGTGACGGTCTATGAAGAGGGCGGCTTTCTTGATCTCTGCCGCGGGCCTCATGTCAGCTACACAAAAAAGATAAAAGCGTTCAAGCTCCTTTCTGTTGCAGGCGCGTACTGGCGCGGTGACGAAAAAAAGAAGATGCTGCAGAGGATCTACGGTACAGCTTTTTTTACAAAAGATGAACTGCAGAAACACCTCGACTTTCTTGAAGAGGTAAAGAAGCGGGACCACAGGCGTCTTGGAAAAGAGCTTGACCTCTTCAGTATGAATGACGATATAGGCGCCGGACTTGTCCTATGGCACCCGCGCGGGGCTTCCATAAGAAAGTCTATTGAAGATTTCTGGACAGCTGAGCACATCAGATCAGATTATAAAATTCTATATACTCCCCATATGGCAAAGCTTGATCTTTGGAAAAAGACCGGCCATGCTGATTTCTACAAAGAGAATATGTATTCGCCGATGGATATTGATAATCTTGAGTACGAGATAAAGCCGATGAACTGTCCTTTTCATGTTGCTGTCTTCAAGAGCCATCTCCGCAGCTACAGAGATCTGCCCATAAGATATGCGGAGCTTGGGACGGTATATCGTTATGAGCGCTCCGGCGTGCTTCACGGCCTGCTGAGGGTCAGGGGATTTACGCAGGATGATGCTCATATATTCTGCACGGAAGACCAGATTGAAGAAGAGGTGTTGAAGGTGCTGGAGTTCACTCTCTTCATACTTCAGACATTCGGTTTTACACATTACAGCATCTATCTATCCACAAGGCCTGAAAAATATGTTGGCGGAGAAGTTAGTTGGGAAAAATCCACTAATGCGTTAAAGAACGCTCTGACAGGCAAGGGAATTGACTATACCATTGACCCTGGCGAAGGGGTTTTTTACGGCCCGAAAATTGACATCAAGGTCAAAGATTCACTTGGCAGGGAATGGCAGTGCAGCACCATTCAGGTAGACTTCAACATACCGGAGAGGCTTGATGTTACTTACAGAAGTCCTGACAATAAGGATTGCAGGCCCATAATGATCCACCGCGCCCTGATGGGGTCGCTTGAGAGGTTCTTCGGCATATTGATAGAACACTATGCGGGCGCATTTCCATTGTGGCTCGCCCCTGTACAAGTCTCTGTACTGGTTATCTCTGAGAAGCATATTGAATATGGGAAGGCCATTCTTAAATCGCTGCTCAAAGAAGGTATAAGAGCAGACCTTGATGCTGAGAACGAAAAGATAGGTTATAAAATAAGAAGGGCCACTATGTTAAAAACACCGTATCTGTGTATAATAGGTGACAAAGAATTGGAAAACCAAACTGTAAATATAAGGAAAAGAACCGAAGAGGGATCTATTGAGATGCCGCTTGACAGGTTCTTGGCAACACTTAAAACGGAGGTGGATGATCACAGGTAA
- a CDS encoding rubredoxin, translating into MAKPEEMWQCQQLNCGYIYNPDKGDRKGGIPKDTKFEDLPDDWKCPSCGAGKHMFKPLA; encoded by the coding sequence ATGGCTAAACCTGAAGAAATGTGGCAATGCCAGCAGCTTAATTGCGGATACATATATAATCCGGACAAAGGCGACAGAAAAGGAGGCATTCCTAAAGACACAAAGTTCGAGGATCTGCCTGATGATTGGAAGTGCCCGTCCTGCGGAGCAGGCAAGCATATGTTCAAGCCTCTCGCATAG